The region TGGCATATTCATGATTGCGGCAGGAACAGGAAATCTTTCCATGGATAGTCTGGAACAGTTCAGGAAGGCCACGGGGGGAACATGGCCCCTGTATCTGGCAGGAGCGCTGCTGCTTGCCGGATTCGGGGCAAAGGCGGGAATGTATCCGCTGCATGTATGGCTTCCCAATGCCCATCCTGTGGCGCCGGCGCCTGCCAGCGCGCTTCTGTCAGGCATCCTGACCAAGACAGGGGTGTTCGGCATCCTGATGGTTACCGTGACCATGTTCCGGCATGACAGGGTCTGGGGAATGGTGCTTTTGGCGCCGGGAGCCGTGACCATGGTGCTGGGAGCAATACTGGCCGTTTTTTCCATTGATTTAAAACGTACCCTGGCATGCTCCTCCATGTCCCAGATTGGCTTCATTCTTACGGGGTGTTCCATGCAGTGTCTGCTGGGTGAGGAAAACGGACTGGCTGTGAGCGGAACGGTGCTGCATATGGTGAATCATTCCATGATTAAGCTGGTGCTGTTCATGGCGGCGGGATGTATTTATATGAACCTGCACAAGCTGGATCTGAATGAGATTCGGGGATATGGAAGGAACAAGCCTTTCCTGATGCTAATCTTTGCCATGGGGGCATATGGCATATGCGGCATTCCGCTTTGGAACGGGTATGTGAGTAAGACGCTGCTCCATGAGAGTATTGTGGAGTATATGGAAATGCTGGGCAGACAGGGTGCCAATGTCCTGCCCTTTCAGGTACTGGAGTGGGCCTTCCTTATGGCGGGCGGTCTTACGGCCGCCTACATGATAAAGCTGTTTGCGGCCATTTTTCTGGAAAAGGCTCCCCTGGGACGGGACGGGGATGACAGGGGAAAGAAGTACGCGGGCACGGCTGCCTGTTTTGCCCTGGGCGGTTCCGCTCTTTTCCTTCCGCTTATGGGGATGGCTCCCCACCGGATTATGGACTGGATGGCAGATATCAGCCGTCCGTTTTTAAGGGGGGCGCATGTCCTGCATCAGGTGGAGTATT is a window of Enterocloster clostridioformis DNA encoding:
- a CDS encoding complex I subunit 5 family protein, giving the protein MEGNVWLLWAVAWPFLAAFISLFAEKKGERNRDIFASAAMVMEATGMLCLYPGSGLAAFSWAGFCEMGIWLKADGFRWLYSTIAAFMWMMTTLFSMEYFACHGNSGRYCFFSLLTCGATMGVFLSDSLFTLFLFFEIMGLTSFVMVIQEETAAAGRAARTYLAIAVIGGLCALFGIFMIAAGTGNLSMDSLEQFRKATGGTWPLYLAGALLLAGFGAKAGMYPLHVWLPNAHPVAPAPASALLSGILTKTGVFGILMVTVTMFRHDRVWGMVLLAPGAVTMVLGAILAVFSIDLKRTLACSSMSQIGFILTGCSMQCLLGEENGLAVSGTVLHMVNHSMIKLVLFMAAGCIYMNLHKLDLNEIRGYGRNKPFLMLIFAMGAYGICGIPLWNGYVSKTLLHESIVEYMEMLGRQGANVLPFQVLEWAFLMAGGLTAAYMIKLFAAIFLEKAPLGRDGDDRGKKYAGTAACFALGGSALFLPLMGMAPHRIMDWMADISRPFLRGAHVLHQVEYFSEANLRGACISISMGILVYVLLIRRYLMETGEDGTRIYVDRWPAWLNLEDRVYRPLVLTVLPFLGAMLARCVNGVCEVPLSLFMKKPEKNQVVVPGESSRFFRQAQDVRLLHMIYSSMGYGFMMLGAGLILMTAYVLFL